One region of Carassius carassius chromosome 41, fCarCar2.1, whole genome shotgun sequence genomic DNA includes:
- the LOC132123585 gene encoding synaptosomal-associated protein 25-like, translating to MAADSTMRSEVEELQRRASQVTEESLEITRNMKLLLEESKDAGIKTLVMLDEQGEQLDRVEEGLDQINKDMKEAEKNLTDMARCCGLCIWPCTKLKDFEASGAYKKVWGNNQDGVVSSQPSSRVLDDREKMTMSGGYIRRVTNDVKEDEMEENLAQVGSILGNLRSMALDMGNEIDTQNIQTERIQSKAVVNESRISEANQRATKLIAR from the exons ATGGCTGCCGACTCCACCATGAGATCTGAAGTGGAGGAGCTGCAGAGGAGGGCCAGTCAGGTGACAGAGGAG TCCCTTGAGATCACTAGAAACATGAAGCTTCTGTTGGAGGAG AGTAAAGATGCAGGAATCAAGACACTTGTTATGCTGGATGAGCAGGGAG AGCAACTGGACCGTGTAGAAGAGGGCCTGGACCAGATCAACAAGGACATGAAGGAGGCTGAGAAAAATCTCACTGACATGGCCAGGTGTTGTGGTCTGTGCATCTGGCCATGTACAAA ACTAAAGGACTTTGAAGCAAGTGGGGCGTATAAGAAGGTTTGGGGTAATAATCAAGATGGGGTGGTGTCTAGTCAGCCCTCTTCTCGAGTTTTGGATGATAGAGAGAAGATGACCATGAGCGGTGGATATATTAGAAG AGTGACAAACGATGTAAAGGAGGATGAAATGGAGGAAAACTTGGCACAAGTCGGCAGTATCCTTGGCAACCTCAGAAGCATGGCACTTGACATGGGCAATGAAATCGACACTCAGAACATCCAGACTGAACGCATACAGAGCAAG gccgTGGTCAATGAATCCCGCATCAGTGAGGCCAATCAGAGAGCCACAAAGCTAATAGCTAGATAA
- the LOC132123582 gene encoding calpain small subunit 1-like encodes MFLANKLIKGLIDVVSNADQFVPSDPPPPKRPLAYANQNETDEERQFRKVFNQIAGDDMEVSPDELMNILNKIISKHGDLKTDGFSIESCRSMVAVMDSDSTGKLGFEEFKFLWNNIKRWQGIYKTFDADRSGLIGSNELPGAFKAAGFPLNDQLFQLIIRRYSDEQGNMDFDNYIGCLVRLDAMCRAFKTLDKDNDGTVKFEVQEWLQLTMYS; translated from the exons ATGTTTCTGGCCAACAAACTTATTAAAGGGCTCATAGATGTTGTCAG CAACGCCGACCAGTTTGTTCCTTCTGACCCT CCTCCTCCCAAAAGACCACTTGCATATGCAAACCAGAATGAAACTGATGAAGAGAGGCAGTTTCGCAAGGTGTTCAACCAAATCGCAGGGGAT GACATGGAAGTGAGCCCTGATGAATTGATGAACATCCTTAACAAGATTATTTCCAAAC ATGGTGACCTGAAGACAGATGGTTTCAGTATTGAGTCCTGCAGAAGCATGGTGGCAGTAATGGAT AGTGACAGCACTGGAAAACTgggatttgaggaattcaagttTCTTTGGAATAACATCAAAAGATGGCAG GGCATTTACAAGACTTTTGATGCCGATCGCTCTGGTCTGATTGGGTCTAATGAGCTACCTGGAGCTTTCAAAGCAGCAG GGTTCCCACTCAATGACCAGCTTTTCCAGTTGATCATCCGGCGATATAGTGATGAACAGGGCAACATGGATTTCGACAATTACATTGGGTGTCTTGTGCGCCTGGATGCTATGTGTC GTGCATTCAAGACACTTGATAAAGACAACGATGGCACCGTTAAATTCGAGGTTCAAGAG TGGTTGCAGCTGACTATGTACTCCTGA
- the LOC132123578 gene encoding uncharacterized protein LOC132123578 translates to MSEFMPYPYRGPGGALMRFKKRKSRFTFQEVELLLSEVQNKRHILVGKFNRGISKDLKTRTWADVTARINEVSECHREIIEVIKKWADLKCDTKRRVAAMRASGATATQIAQELSPIETMVHQILQMSNPNNNVSDLAIDDQMDDEDEDFSGLSEIPHSSSHMANGRPHSFSLPMPPPFQTTIPCKSDTELPAHMMFSNSPVPLSDVQTDTSGKEGRNMQFIHPRSQANQNPVGIPVFLSHPIAEKSQVRERPNHNTFNGPSSASFPTFIAPSTAASSSPHSAPARLPPQTAPVEPRSLQEHLSQSASLSLQEQQATTLLIGSLSRSLESLTKSVQRLVHTQQQFSHDTLQLQRDTLHVLRDFSTNALTLLQDKVNGHP, encoded by the exons ATGTCAGAATTCATGCCATACCCTTACAGAGGGCCAGGAGGTGCTTTGATGCGCTTTAAGAAAAGAAAGTCACGTTTCACATTCCAGGAGGTTGAACTGCTGCTCAGTGAGGTGCAGAATAAACGACATATTCTAGTCG GAAAGTTCAACCGGGGCATTTCGAAGGATCTGAAAACCCGCACATGGGCGGATGTGACAGCACGTATCAACGAGGTCAGTGAGTGTCACCGAGAAATTATTGAAGTCATCAAGAAATGGGCAGACCTCAAATGTGACACCAAGCGGAGGGTGGCCGCAATGAGGGCATCGGGAGCCACGGCCACCCAAATCGCACAAGAGCTCTCGCCTATAGAAACCATGGTGCACCAGATCCTTCAAATGTCTAACCCTAACAATAACGTGAGCGATTTGGCAATTGATGACCAAATGGATGATGAAGACGAGGACTTTTCTGGTCTCTCGGAGATCCCACACAGCTCCTCACACATGGCAAATGGCAGGCCTCATTCGTTTAGTTTGCCAATGCCACCTCCTTTTCAAACTACTATCCCTTGCAAAAGTGATACAGAGCTTCCTGCTCACATGATGTTCAGCA ATTCACCAGTGCCTCTATCAGATGTCCAGACTGACACATCAGGAAAGGAAG GCAGAAACATGCAGTTTATTCACCCAAGAAGCCAAGCAAACCAGAATCCAGTTGGTATTCCTGTATTCCTCAGCCATCCTATTGCTGAAAAGAGCCAAGTTCGAGAGAGACCTAATCACAACACATTTAATGGCCCCTCATCTGCCAGTTTCCCAACATTTATTGCACCTTCTACGGCTGCCTCATCATCACCACACTCTGCTCCTGCTCGGCTCCCTCCCCAAACTGCTCCTGTGGAGCCTCGCAGTCTGCAGGAACATTTATCCCAGAGTGCCTCGCTCAGCCTGCAGGAACAGCAGGCCACCACACTGCTGATAGGGTCGCTGTCTCGCTCACTGGAGTCGCTCACAAAGTCTGTGCAGAGATTGGTCCACACCCAGCAGCAGTTTTCACATGACACCTTACAGCTGCAGCGTGACACACTCCACGTCCTGCGTGACTTCTCCACCAACGCCTTGACTCTCCTGCAGGACAAGGTCAACGGACATCCATAG